A stretch of Candidatus Vicinibacter affinis DNA encodes these proteins:
- a CDS encoding gliding motility-associated C-terminal domain-containing protein — translation MNKSLYFSFLLCVFWLKLSGQISISMSLPLNTEQCQGLPVEIRITNEGKTPVRNADIQFFANNHFTFRPNSLSGNQVSLKNAQHPSGPQFQLSFLDICETTSFQFWMDHVCSAKSHADSFYTQFIWNGINLATNKQLTQIYSPQISIANLGLYYDEVDKKFKKKYSIVNIGQVALDSFTIFVVGNDKMTILNSNLGQLSSSGDTLFFNPSDFTQIGNFNEFFERGESMVIIQEVNLNACETEFKINHKFLVSCGKLKCEFSVQENVNLLVPVGTPTLVVVQDTQKFATPCKRGESNLRISNYSNKGSFELGNSMFDLYINLGWSLIQNGQYTAPLKDDCLKITEIRISGKLIPITQIGFTGYGLDFRRLTTDPDGPGGLDDLDGDGYYDDLRPNDTLDFKIKYSLDPSCLNFDCDGQVFDRRTMKLEAGFNNYCDKPGTYEGYVYNQSYYWYQPSVSTLRFQSVYVDEEKDTIQFYLYKNQYHFLDECTRDSASVRITLPPSVELLPGTIITINGNPTPYRKNANVIYLTADTSNFIVGIPLKFHCDPSSGSGGVNTNCTFCLGSGGPRYNIRIEADYFCGDGCYQKIPLYCGSTPAFPVVCDTTVIGVNSPGQLVIGDITFKRLTVGFTDSTKTIKVNPNFDSLNHNYFFTQDTFLMYIPVEVLCNANFSNILFKLAIAPLIYYINGKYDTIKQVTWLTDTLKYFDGETNRWSTCINPLGADFYSQATNNYYHYFLRQLNLSALFGTCLNGSLSTRDSIVFVLKGVINPFEITQWLKSTVYADLTYAQDGCNMQVQKPVTINTFSGKPSVGSTFLRQDYYKDPNFRGSSPYLSVCGNFRLETSLDTYGNYPENPDPFINEFRNTYLIDQVKIVIPPFFKFLNNAPNYAKVFRVPSPLNLAYDTSYLAPFVWDSAGYTMIQFDQFNLNQDFELFQHQLWFDLQPECYVSLTDTIRVFKKFKYNLHLPDQNLHKDLYNETKYAINVSGVEPAFTEIRKQILKDTLIIWPFNLSSKTTTAKPSNYFTYKNLWLLAENSSGQILVDSLIEYDSLGMATRHIPLVLNPQNMVFKLDTIYSSRNFKLFTRFNDCHADSLIIYSGNSCAGYPNDFLNISGTCKEYVHRSVLNYEPEDASIRLELIKQPLDTFSQACDSFNYSVLVYNSGLGHSFNNRFHFTKPNGLNLQQAYLEYPKDSFRLLPPPLTTANPNEYYWEMSDKLFPLGFPGFYRINQNQYLVHLDFTGDCALEDGQSLSFYSFHTNVCNEYNKSPVVSSTPFRFNPQGQTLQDLYDASISFDADSACGDKFKTRVVLYSKDAIVNSLPQKVYFVYAKELSFLPGSFKAIRHVPTTGAGFYYLDGMESVEVPVQGPVAKGDSVVFELELERTCIEHCKTTDFKLILNSPKKVSCSQASGGECDQLLHVQEWDYKDIPLSPILYILQSDVRAQFLPGGNEQLEVDYLIQNKSPFTGKIDYLIKFYFDQNNNGVLDSTDVFISSDKIPGARITSSDSIWIHWKYEVPGNYSCRMIAAIHPLDNPCLCNGDTILLSPAKIFGESQIHRICFDRNIQIGFDSIGSYKYQWLHPDRLSSLNSSYSQYQFPGNVTTGMTVWDTLLLKVEKYQSCEFYDTVFVELYRLDADLKMLDSIKCHGDANASIEAIGIGSAASWSYRWQNFADTSARLTGLGIGTYWVQLSDPFGCVATDSIVITQPDSLSSLASIILDYNGYAVSCFGAKDGAVKIEVKGGTPAYSYFWKNGATGDTAQSLGKGWIKVEVRDKNNCPIVDSIFLNEPPPMLIDGGATPAGCDDLHGGVAFGSSAGGVRPYRFIWDNGQSSDTIRALKSGLYKLRILDANNCWIDTILQVDQLPDPDINLNITDSTILYGSSVRLSASTNAANPKFLWSPAQYISCDSCSAVVVSPKENTRYEVMVIDEFGCTRTAYININIRIEKKVWVPNVFSPNGDGINDKFTIYGNPALEEIEVLQIYDRWGELVFEGHDFPPNNPAHGWDGTFRNNELNPAVFVYVATVRFVDGELKQLYGDVTLVK, via the coding sequence ATGAACAAAAGCCTCTATTTTAGCTTCCTCCTCTGCGTCTTCTGGCTTAAACTCTCAGGCCAGATTTCAATCAGCATGTCGCTGCCACTCAATACAGAGCAATGCCAGGGCCTCCCGGTAGAAATTCGCATTACCAATGAAGGCAAAACACCCGTAAGGAATGCAGATATTCAATTTTTTGCAAATAATCATTTTACTTTTCGCCCTAACAGTTTAAGTGGAAATCAGGTCTCGCTCAAAAATGCCCAACATCCATCGGGTCCACAATTTCAATTGTCCTTTCTAGACATTTGTGAGACGACCAGTTTTCAATTTTGGATGGATCATGTCTGTTCCGCAAAAAGTCATGCAGATAGCTTTTACACACAATTCATTTGGAATGGAATTAATTTAGCAACCAACAAACAGCTTACCCAGATTTACAGTCCACAAATCAGCATTGCAAACCTTGGATTGTATTACGATGAAGTCGACAAAAAATTTAAGAAGAAATACTCCATTGTGAACATAGGTCAGGTGGCCCTGGATTCCTTCACCATTTTTGTGGTAGGAAATGACAAAATGACCATTTTGAATTCAAATCTTGGTCAACTAAGTTCCTCGGGCGATACCTTGTTTTTTAATCCGTCTGATTTTACACAAATTGGAAATTTCAATGAATTTTTTGAACGGGGAGAATCGATGGTGATCATTCAGGAAGTAAATCTCAATGCCTGTGAAACAGAATTCAAAATCAATCATAAATTTTTAGTTTCCTGTGGCAAATTGAAATGCGAATTTTCTGTACAGGAAAATGTCAACTTATTGGTCCCGGTCGGAACGCCGACCTTGGTTGTCGTTCAGGATACACAAAAATTTGCAACCCCTTGCAAACGGGGTGAATCAAATCTCCGTATATCCAACTATTCCAACAAAGGTTCTTTTGAATTGGGAAATAGTATGTTTGATCTATATATTAATCTGGGCTGGTCACTGATTCAAAATGGTCAATACACCGCTCCGCTTAAAGATGATTGTCTCAAAATTACTGAAATAAGAATTTCGGGAAAACTGATCCCCATCACACAAATTGGATTCACCGGATACGGACTGGATTTCAGAAGACTTACTACAGATCCAGATGGTCCCGGCGGATTAGATGATCTGGACGGCGATGGATATTACGATGATCTAAGACCAAATGATACTCTGGATTTTAAAATAAAATATTCCTTAGATCCCTCATGCCTGAATTTTGATTGTGACGGTCAGGTTTTTGATCGACGCACCATGAAATTAGAAGCAGGGTTTAACAACTACTGTGACAAACCCGGAACCTATGAAGGATATGTGTACAATCAAAGTTATTACTGGTATCAACCCAGTGTTTCGACTTTAAGATTTCAGAGTGTTTATGTGGATGAAGAGAAGGACACCATCCAATTTTATCTTTATAAAAATCAATATCATTTTTTAGATGAATGTACACGGGACAGTGCAAGCGTGAGGATTACACTTCCTCCATCCGTAGAATTATTACCCGGAACCATCATCACCATTAATGGAAACCCTACCCCTTATAGAAAAAATGCGAATGTCATTTATTTAACTGCAGACACGAGTAATTTTATAGTCGGTATTCCTTTGAAATTCCATTGTGATCCTTCCTCAGGTTCGGGTGGCGTAAATACCAATTGTACTTTTTGTTTGGGAAGCGGTGGACCCAGATACAACATTCGCATTGAAGCAGATTATTTTTGTGGAGACGGTTGCTATCAGAAAATACCGCTGTATTGTGGATCCACACCAGCTTTCCCGGTCGTCTGTGACACTACTGTCATTGGCGTAAATTCTCCCGGACAATTGGTTATTGGAGACATCACTTTTAAAAGATTGACTGTAGGCTTTACTGATTCAACTAAAACCATAAAAGTCAATCCTAATTTTGACTCACTCAATCATAATTACTTCTTCACCCAAGATACTTTTCTTATGTACATCCCGGTGGAAGTATTATGCAATGCCAATTTTTCAAATATACTTTTCAAATTAGCTATTGCCCCATTGATTTATTACATCAATGGAAAATACGATACTATAAAGCAGGTTACCTGGCTTACAGATACCTTAAAATATTTTGATGGCGAAACCAACCGTTGGTCCACATGCATCAATCCACTTGGTGCGGATTTTTATAGCCAGGCCACCAATAATTATTATCATTATTTTTTAAGACAGCTTAATTTATCCGCATTATTCGGAACTTGTCTGAATGGTAGTTTAAGCACCAGGGATTCCATCGTATTTGTGCTGAAGGGTGTGATCAATCCATTTGAAATTACACAATGGTTAAAATCAACCGTCTATGCAGACCTTACTTATGCACAGGATGGATGCAACATGCAGGTACAAAAACCGGTCACCATCAATACATTTTCCGGCAAACCATCTGTGGGCAGCACTTTTCTTCGACAAGATTACTACAAAGATCCAAATTTCAGAGGCAGTTCGCCATACTTATCTGTCTGTGGTAATTTCCGCTTAGAAACTTCTCTGGATACATATGGAAATTATCCTGAAAATCCGGACCCATTCATCAATGAGTTCAGGAATACTTATCTCATTGATCAGGTTAAAATTGTGATCCCTCCATTTTTCAAATTCCTAAACAATGCACCTAATTATGCAAAGGTATTCCGCGTTCCCTCGCCATTGAATCTAGCCTATGACACCAGTTATTTAGCACCATTTGTATGGGACAGTGCGGGCTATACTATGATCCAGTTTGATCAATTTAATTTGAATCAGGACTTTGAATTGTTTCAGCACCAACTGTGGTTTGATTTACAACCGGAATGTTATGTTTCTCTTACAGACACCATCCGGGTTTTTAAAAAATTCAAATACAATCTCCATCTTCCTGATCAGAACCTGCACAAGGATTTATACAATGAAACCAAGTATGCCATTAATGTTTCAGGAGTTGAGCCTGCGTTTACAGAAATTCGTAAACAAATACTAAAAGACACCCTGATCATTTGGCCTTTCAACCTAAGTTCAAAAACCACTACAGCGAAACCATCCAATTATTTTACTTATAAAAACCTCTGGCTGTTGGCAGAAAATTCTTCCGGCCAAATTTTAGTAGACAGTTTGATAGAATACGACAGTCTGGGTATGGCGACCAGACATATTCCGCTTGTTCTTAATCCACAGAATATGGTATTCAAACTAGATACCATTTACAGTTCGCGGAATTTTAAATTATTTACCAGATTCAACGATTGCCATGCAGATTCTTTGATCATATATTCAGGAAATTCCTGTGCAGGCTATCCAAATGACTTTTTGAATATTTCCGGAACCTGCAAAGAATATGTGCACCGTTCTGTGCTCAATTATGAACCCGAAGATGCCAGTATCAGATTGGAATTAATTAAACAACCTCTCGATACGTTTTCGCAGGCTTGCGACAGTTTTAATTATTCTGTGTTGGTGTACAATTCGGGATTGGGGCATAGTTTTAACAATCGATTTCATTTTACAAAACCGAATGGACTGAATTTGCAACAAGCATATCTTGAATATCCTAAGGACAGTTTCCGTTTGCTTCCACCGCCACTGACGACAGCCAATCCAAATGAATATTACTGGGAAATGTCCGATAAATTATTTCCTCTAGGATTTCCGGGTTTTTATCGCATCAACCAAAATCAATACCTCGTGCATTTGGATTTTACCGGTGATTGTGCTTTGGAAGATGGACAATCTTTGAGCTTCTACAGTTTTCACACCAATGTCTGTAATGAGTACAATAAATCACCGGTAGTGAGTTCCACACCCTTCCGCTTCAATCCGCAAGGACAGACGCTGCAAGACTTGTATGATGCGAGCATCAGCTTTGACGCGGACAGCGCCTGTGGAGACAAATTTAAAACCAGGGTGGTGTTGTATTCGAAAGATGCAATCGTCAATTCCCTTCCACAAAAAGTATACTTCGTTTATGCAAAAGAATTGAGTTTTCTTCCGGGTAGTTTTAAAGCCATCCGCCATGTGCCAACTACCGGTGCAGGATTTTATTATCTCGATGGAATGGAATCAGTAGAAGTGCCTGTACAAGGTCCTGTGGCAAAAGGAGATTCTGTGGTGTTTGAACTGGAACTGGAACGAACTTGCATCGAACACTGCAAGACTACTGATTTCAAATTAATACTCAATTCACCAAAGAAGGTAAGCTGCTCACAGGCATCCGGTGGTGAGTGCGACCAGTTGCTGCATGTTCAGGAATGGGATTACAAAGACATTCCGCTCAGTCCTATTTTATACATTTTGCAATCAGATGTGCGTGCTCAATTTCTACCTGGAGGAAACGAACAATTGGAAGTGGATTATCTCATTCAGAATAAATCACCTTTCACCGGAAAAATTGACTACCTGATTAAATTCTATTTTGATCAAAACAACAACGGGGTATTGGATTCAACCGATGTATTCATCTCTTCTGATAAAATTCCCGGAGCCCGCATCACTTCCAGCGACAGCATTTGGATTCATTGGAAATATGAAGTGCCGGGTAATTATTCATGCAGAATGATCGCCGCCATTCATCCACTTGACAATCCATGTCTGTGCAATGGAGACACCATCCTGTTAAGTCCTGCCAAAATTTTTGGTGAAAGCCAGATCCATAGAATATGCTTTGACCGAAACATACAAATTGGTTTTGATTCCATTGGCTCTTACAAATATCAATGGTTGCATCCTGATAGGTTGTCTTCTTTGAATTCATCCTATTCACAATATCAATTTCCCGGAAATGTCACCACAGGTATGACTGTTTGGGATACACTGTTGCTCAAAGTTGAAAAATATCAGTCCTGTGAATTTTATGATACCGTATTTGTGGAATTGTATCGACTGGATGCAGATTTAAAGATGCTGGACAGCATCAAATGTCATGGAGACGCCAATGCCTCCATTGAAGCCATTGGAATTGGCTCAGCAGCTTCCTGGTCTTATCGTTGGCAAAATTTTGCAGATACCAGTGCAAGATTAACAGGACTTGGCATTGGAACTTATTGGGTGCAACTCAGTGATCCATTTGGATGCGTAGCAACGGACAGCATTGTAATTACCCAGCCGGATTCATTGTCTTCTCTGGCTTCCATTATCTTAGATTACAACGGCTACGCGGTCAGTTGTTTCGGTGCCAAAGATGGCGCAGTTAAAATTGAAGTAAAGGGAGGCACGCCTGCTTACTCATACTTTTGGAAAAATGGTGCAACCGGTGACACCGCACAGAGTCTTGGTAAAGGTTGGATAAAAGTTGAAGTACGGGATAAAAATAATTGTCCGATAGTAGATTCTATATTTCTCAATGAACCACCTCCAATGCTGATTGATGGTGGTGCCACTCCTGCGGGTTGTGATGACCTGCATGGTGGAGTTGCATTTGGTAGTTCCGCCGGTGGAGTCAGACCCTATCGTTTTATATGGGATAATGGACAATCATCTGATACCATTCGCGCACTAAAAAGTGGCTTGTACAAATTGAGAATTTTGGATGCAAACAATTGTTGGATAGATACTATTTTGCAGGTAGACCAATTACCGGATCCTGACATTAATCTGAACATTACAGACTCTACGATTTTATATGGCAGCTCTGTTCGATTGTCGGCATCGACGAATGCTGCCAATCCTAAATTCTTGTGGAGTCCGGCGCAATATATTTCCTGTGATTCCTGCAGTGCAGTGGTTGTTTCACCAAAAGAAAACACACGGTATGAAGTAATGGTTATTGATGAATTCGGATGTACGCGCACAGCCTACATCAACATAAATATCCGAATTGAAAAAAAGGTATGGGTGCCAAATGTGTTTTCGCCCAATGGAGATGGTATCAATGATAAATTTACCATTTATGGAAATCCTGCCCTCGAAGAAATTGAAGTTTTACAAATTTATGATCGATGGGGTGAATTGGTTTTTGAAGGCCACGACTTTCCACCAAATAATCCCGCACATGGATGGGACGGCACTTTCCGTAACAATGAATTGAATCCTGCGGTGTTTGTCTATGTGGCTACTGTGCGTTTTGTAGATGGAGAATTAAAACAGCTTTATGGTGATGTGACATTGGTCAAATAA
- a CDS encoding DUF885 domain-containing protein: protein MKHILLTCILTSFLSCGPKEKQNDTPALPFKDLVAQYHQDQHHFFPMEATIQGAEGFNDLLTLDVTEGFRRELKNYFVGLKKKLAGYDPEKMDANDRISYDILNWECDIRLSGLEFPDHYMPVNQFWSLPLTFGQFGSGSGTQPFKTVKDYDNWLHRIDRFVMWCDSALVSTRTGMEKGYVLPKSLILKIIPQFKELVVTDPEKSLYYGPVKNMPSSFTAEEQTRIKEDFKKAIMEKLVPAFSKMADFYEKEYLPKGRSSYGYSEIPGGKERYQQLIKYWTTTDMTAEEIFSLGEKEVARIRSEMEKVKTAVGFKGDLNGFFDFMRTDKKFMPFQKPEEVISWYAGLEKVMQPQLKKMFDLVPKSRFEIRRTEAFREASASAEYQQGTADGSRPGIFYVPIPNVATYNVLGGEALFLHEAIPGHHYQISLQQENSLLPDFRKFSWYGVYGEGWALYCESLGKELGLYTDPYQYFGMLSSEMHRAIRLVVDVGIHVKGWTREQAIEYSKSNEAEPEESIIAEIERYMAIPGQALSYKIGQLKIIELREKAQKELGNNFDFKSFHNQILEAGCLPIKVLENKVNRWIAIQKKE, encoded by the coding sequence ATGAAACACATTCTTTTAACCTGCATCCTTACATCATTTTTGTCCTGCGGACCTAAGGAAAAACAAAATGACACTCCTGCCCTACCCTTCAAGGATCTTGTGGCGCAATATCATCAGGACCAGCATCATTTCTTTCCGATGGAGGCTACTATCCAGGGAGCAGAGGGTTTTAATGATTTGCTTACGTTGGATGTTACAGAAGGATTTCGCAGAGAGCTCAAGAATTATTTTGTTGGCCTGAAGAAAAAATTGGCCGGTTATGATCCTGAAAAAATGGATGCCAATGATCGCATCAGTTACGATATACTCAATTGGGAATGTGACATCAGATTATCAGGTCTTGAATTTCCCGATCATTACATGCCGGTCAATCAATTCTGGAGCTTACCATTGACTTTCGGCCAGTTTGGTTCCGGCAGCGGCACGCAACCGTTTAAAACCGTCAAAGATTATGACAACTGGTTGCACCGGATCGATAGATTCGTAATGTGGTGCGATTCTGCCCTTGTTTCTACCCGCACAGGAATGGAGAAAGGTTATGTCCTGCCAAAATCTCTGATCCTTAAAATCATCCCTCAGTTTAAAGAACTTGTGGTAACGGACCCTGAGAAAAGTCTTTATTACGGTCCTGTTAAAAATATGCCTTCCTCTTTTACTGCAGAAGAACAGACCAGAATTAAGGAAGACTTTAAGAAAGCCATCATGGAAAAATTAGTCCCGGCATTCAGTAAAATGGCTGATTTCTACGAGAAAGAATACTTACCAAAAGGTAGAAGCTCTTACGGTTATTCAGAAATTCCGGGAGGAAAAGAACGTTACCAGCAACTGATTAAATATTGGACTACGACGGATATGACTGCGGAGGAGATTTTTTCCTTGGGTGAAAAGGAGGTAGCCCGGATTCGCAGTGAAATGGAAAAAGTAAAAACGGCAGTTGGGTTTAAAGGTGACTTGAATGGGTTCTTTGATTTTATGCGGACGGATAAAAAGTTTATGCCTTTCCAAAAACCGGAGGAAGTGATTTCGTGGTATGCGGGATTGGAAAAAGTGATGCAACCACAACTCAAAAAAATGTTTGATCTGGTTCCAAAATCCAGATTTGAAATCAGACGTACGGAAGCTTTCAGAGAAGCATCAGCCAGCGCAGAATATCAGCAGGGCACTGCCGATGGCAGCAGACCCGGTATATTTTATGTACCTATTCCGAATGTAGCCACTTACAATGTTTTAGGAGGAGAAGCTCTTTTTCTACACGAGGCTATTCCAGGACATCACTATCAGATATCACTTCAGCAAGAAAATTCACTGCTCCCTGATTTTAGAAAATTTTCCTGGTATGGTGTGTATGGAGAAGGCTGGGCATTGTATTGCGAAAGTCTGGGAAAGGAACTTGGACTGTACACGGATCCTTACCAATATTTCGGTATGCTGAGCAGCGAGATGCATCGTGCCATTCGCTTGGTGGTGGATGTTGGAATACACGTCAAAGGTTGGACCAGAGAGCAAGCCATAGAATATTCCAAATCCAATGAAGCAGAACCGGAAGAGAGCATCATTGCAGAGATTGAGCGCTACATGGCCATTCCGGGACAGGCCCTTTCCTATAAAATAGGCCAACTTAAGATCATAGAACTTAGAGAAAAAGCTCAGAAAGAGTTGGGAAATAATTTTGATTTCAAAAGTTTCCACAATCAGATTCTGGAAGCTGGTTGTCTGCCGATCAAAGTTTTGGAAAATAAAGTGAACCGATGGATAGCTATTCAGAAGAAAGAATAA
- a CDS encoding dienelactone hydrolase family protein codes for MNIQNSLLVSIITMTLGINSFGQLKPVKYKDEKQTLNGLSSRPKKQSKQKAGILILPAWMGIDKHAKETALKISDMGYYCFIADIYGEGNYPKNRSEAITNATFYKTNTDAYNRRIKLALEQLIKSGADPSKIVVMGYCFGGTGALNAARENMNIKGVVSFHGGLGRDTTRKIQQINPKVLVCHGANDFYIPDADIAAFQNEMKQAKADWQMIYYADAVHAFTDPSAGNDPTGGAAYNEKADKRSWKHMIQFLNEVF; via the coding sequence ATGAATATCCAAAATTCACTTTTAGTCTCCATAATAACAATGACTTTAGGTATTAACTCATTTGGCCAATTGAAACCTGTGAAATATAAAGATGAAAAGCAAACACTAAACGGCCTTTCATCCCGTCCAAAAAAACAAAGCAAACAAAAAGCAGGAATCCTAATTCTTCCCGCCTGGATGGGAATAGATAAACATGCCAAAGAAACTGCCCTCAAAATAAGCGACATGGGTTACTATTGCTTTATTGCAGATATTTATGGAGAGGGTAATTATCCAAAAAACAGAAGCGAGGCAATTACCAATGCAACTTTTTACAAGACCAATACAGATGCCTACAATCGTCGGATAAAACTGGCATTGGAACAATTGATAAAATCCGGTGCTGACCCATCAAAAATTGTGGTAATGGGATATTGTTTTGGAGGAACCGGTGCCTTAAATGCAGCCAGAGAAAATATGAACATCAAAGGTGTGGTCAGTTTTCATGGAGGCCTTGGAAGAGATACCACCAGAAAAATACAGCAGATTAATCCGAAAGTATTGGTTTGTCATGGCGCCAATGATTTTTACATACCGGATGCAGATATTGCCGCCTTCCAGAACGAAATGAAGCAAGCCAAAGCTGACTGGCAAATGATTTATTACGCCGATGCGGTGCATGCCTTCACTGATCCTTCCGCTGGAAATGACCCCACAGGAGGTGCTGCCTACAATGAAAAGGCCGATAAAAGAAGTTGGAAGCACATGATCCAGTTTCTCAATGAAGTATTTTAA